One Cryptomeria japonica chromosome 9, Sugi_1.0, whole genome shotgun sequence genomic window carries:
- the LOC131056182 gene encoding asparagine--tRNA ligase, cytoplasmic 1-like, producing the protein HIQAAKDAVKQKTEDLQELKKNNSDKASIDNALEELNKAKAFLSKLEETTKLKPGLLQKDGKFDYSTDFFSRQAYLTVSGQFHVESFAHGLSSVYTFGPTFRPEISPSRRHLVEHWMVEPKIAFADLKDAMNCAEDLLKFLCQWLVDNCMDDMKFMENQFDKILFDRLRLVTSNSFERITYTEAVDILKKNVKFERTIEWGMDFNADQERFLVEEVFKKPMIVYNHPKQIKSFSMRLNDDEVTVASMDVLVPKVGVLMSGSQRVNQIALANETSRQSLR; encoded by the coding sequence cacattcaAGCTGCGAAGGATGCTGTTAAACAGAAAACAGAAGACCTGCAAGAGTTAAAGAAGAATAACAGTGATAAGGCCTCTATAGACAATGCTCTTGAAGAACTCAACAAGGCAAAAGCTTTtctttcaaaattggaagaaacgACTAAACTGAAACCGGGACTTCTTCAAAAGGATGGCAAATTTGACTATTCCACAGATTTCTTCTCTCGACAGGCATACTTAACTGTCTCTGGTCAATTTCATGTGGAAAGCTTTGCCCACGGCCTTAGCAGTGTGTACACGTTTGGGCCAACTTTCAGACCTGAAATCTCTCCGAGCAGAAGACATCTTGTAGAGCATTGGATGGTTGAGCCAAAAATTGCATTTGCAGATCTAAAGGATGCTATGAATTGTGCAGAAGACTTGTTGAAATTCTTATGTCAGTGGTTGGTTGACAACTGCATGGACGACATGAAATTCATGGAAAATCAATTTGATAAAATTCTTTTCGATCGTCTCCGTCTAGTGACTTCCAATTCCTTTGAACGAATTACCTACACAGAGGCAGTTGATATTCTAAAAAAGAATGTCAAGTTTGAGAGGACGATAGAGTGGGGTATGGATTTCAACGCCGACCAGGAGAGATTCTTGGTGGAAGAAGTTTTCAAGAAACCAATGATTGTTTATAATCATCCCAAACAAATCAAGTCCTTTTCCATGCGtctcaatgatgatgaagtgacagtTGCTTCCATGGATGTGCTTGTTCCAAAGGTAGGAGTATTGATGTCTGGAAGCCAACGGGTCAACCAAATCGCACTGGCAAATGAAACTTCCAGGCAGTCACTCAGATAA
- the LOC131056180 gene encoding asparagine--tRNA ligase, cytoplasmic 1-like: HIQAAKDAVKQKTEDLQELKKNNSDKASIDNALEELNKAKAFLSKLEETTKLKPGLLQKDGKFDYSIDFFSRQAYLTISGQFHVESFAHGLSSVYTFGPTFRPEISPSRRHLVEHWMVEPKIAFADLKDAMNCAEDLLKFLCQWLVDNCMDDMKFMANQFDKILFARLRIVTSNSFERITYTEAVDILKKNVKFERTIEWGMDFNADQERFLVEEVFKKPMIVYNHPKQIKSFSMRLNDDEVTVASMDVLVPKVGVLMSGSQRVNQIALANETSRQSLR, translated from the coding sequence cacattcaAGCTGCGAAGGATGCTGTTAAACAGAAAACAGAAGACCTGCAAGAGTTAAAGAAGAATAACAGTGATAAGGCCTCTATAGACAATGCTCTTGAAGAACTCAACAAGGCAAAAGCTTTtctttcaaaattggaagaaacgACTAAACTGAAACCGGGACTTCTTCAAAAGGATGGCAAATTTGACTATTCCATAGATTTCTTCTCTCGACAGGCATACTTAACTATCTCTGGTCAATTTCATGTGGAAAGCTTTGCCCACGGCCTTAGCAGCGTGTACACGTTTGGGCCAACTTTCAGACCTGAAATCTCTCCGAGCAGAAGACATCTTGTAGAGCATTGGATGGTTGAGCCAAAAATTGCATTTGCAGATCTAAAGGATGCTATGAATTGTGCAGAAGACTTGTTGAAATTCTTATGTCAGTGGTTGGTTGACAACTGCATGGACGACATGAAATTCATGGCAAATCAATTTGATAAAATTCTTTTCGCTCGTCTCCGTATAGTGACTTCCAATTCCTTTGAACGAATTACCTACACAGAGGCAGTTGATATTCTAAAAAAGAATGTCAAGTTTGAGAGGACGATAGAGTGGGGTATGGATTTCAACGCCGACCAGGAGAGATTCTTGGTGGAAGAAGTTTTCAAGAAACCAATGATTGTTTATAATCATCCCAAACAAATCAAGTCCTTTTCCATGCGtctcaatgatgatgaagtgacagtTGCTTCCATGGATGTGCTTGTTCCAAAGGTAGGAGTATTGATGTCTGGAAGCCAACGGGTCAACCAAATCGCACTGGCAAATGAAACTTCCAGGCAGTCACTCAGATAA